DNA sequence from the Cucurbita pepo subsp. pepo cultivar mu-cu-16 unplaced genomic scaffold, ASM280686v2 Cp4.1_scaffold000286, whole genome shotgun sequence genome:
NNNNNNNNNNNNNNNNNNNNNNNNNNNNNNNNNNNNNNNNNNNNNNNNNNNNNNNNNNNNNNNNNNNNNNNNNNNNNNNNNNNNNNNNNNNNNNNNNNNNNNNNNNNNNNNNNNNNNNNNNNNNNNNNNNNNNNNNNNNNNNNNNNNNNNNNNNNNNNNNNNNNNNNNNNNNNNNNNNNNNNNNNNNNNNNNNNNNNNNNNNNNNNNNNNNNNNNNNNNNNNNNNNNNNNNNNNNNNNNNNNNNNNNNNNNNNNNNNNNNNNNNNNNNNNNNNNNNNNNNNNNNNNNNNNNNNNNNNNNNNNNNNNNNNNNNNNNNNNNNNNNNNNNNNNNNNNNNNNNNNNNNNNNNNNNNNNNNNNNNNNNNNNNNNNNNNNNNNNNNNNNNNNNNNNNNNNNNNNNNNNNNNNNNNNNNNNNNNNNNNNNNNNNNNNNNNNNNNNNNNNNNNNNNNNNNNNNNNNNNNNNNNNNNNNNNNNNNNNNNNNNNNNNNNNNNNNNNNNNNNNNNNNNNNNNNNNNNNNNNNNNNNNNNNNNNNNNNNNNNNNNNNNNNNNNNNNNNNNNNNNNNNNNNNNNNNNNNNNNNNNNNNNNNNNNNNNNNNNNNNNNNNNNNNNNNNNNNNNNNNNNNNNNNNNNNNNNNNNNNNNNNNNNNNNNNNNNNNNNNNNNNNNNNNNNNNNNNNNNNNNNNNNNNNNNNNNNNNNNNNNNNNNNNNNNNNNNNNNNNNNNNNNNNNNNNNNNNNNNNNNNNNNNNNNNNNNNNNNNNNNNNNNNNNNNNNNNNNNNNNNNNNNNNNNNNNNNNNNNNNNNNNNNNNNNNNNNNNNNNNNNNNNNNNNNNNNNNNNNNNNNNNNNNNNNNNNNNNNNNNNNNNNNNNNNNNNNNNNNNNNNNNNNNNNNNNNNNNNNNNNNNNNNNNNNNNNNNNNNNNNNNNNNNNNNNNNNNNNNNNNNNNNNNNNNNNNNNNNNNNNNNNNNNNNNNNNNNNNNNNNNNNNNNNNNNNNNNNNNNNNNNNNNNNNNNNNNNNNNNNNNNNNNNNNNNNNNNNNNNNNNNNNNNNNNNNNNNNNNNNNNNNNNNNNNNNNNNNNNNNNNNNNNNNNNNNNNNNNNNNNNNNNNNNNNNNNNNNNNNNNNNNNNNNNNNNNNNNNNNNNNNNNNNNNNNNNNNNNNNNNNNNNNNNNNNNNNNNNNNNNNNNNNNNNNNNNNNNNNNNNNNNNNNNNNNNNNNNNNNNNNNNNNNNNNNNNNNNNNNNNNNNNNNNNNNNNNNNNNNNNNNNNNNNNNNNNNNNNNNNNNNNNNNNNNNNNNNNNNNNNNNNNNNNNNNNNNNNNNNNNNNNNNNNNNNNNNNNNNNNNNNNNNNNNNNNNNNNNNNNNNNNNNNNNNNNNNNNNNNNNNNNNNNNNNNNNNNNNNNNNNNNNNNNNNNNNNNNNNNNNNNNNNNNNNNNNNNNNNNNNNNNNNNNNNNNNNNNNNNNNNNNNNNNNNNNNNNNNNNNNNNNNNNNNNNNNNNNNNNNNNNNNNNNNNNNNNNNNNNNNNNNNNNNNNNNNNNNNNNNNNNNNNNNNNNNNNNNNNNNNNNNNNNNNNNNNNNNNNNNNNNNNNNNNNNNNNNNNNNNNNNNNNNNNNNNNNNNNNNNNNNNNNNNNNNNNNNNNNNNNNNNNNNNNNNNNNNNNNNNNNNNNNNNNNNNNNNNNNNNNNNNNNNNNNNNNNNNNNNNNNNNNNNNNNNNNNNNNNNNNNNNNNNNNNNNNNNNNNNNNNNNNNNNNNNNNNNNNNNNNNNNNNNNNNNNNNNNNNNNNNNgagtcactccacaatctaacttgatcaaggtttgattgaatggctcgggtgcaattctactacaagaattgcttgaaacttagaaatggcaaatatgatgctcgaatttctaagtaaacgtctcaatttgagattgaattacattcatccacgaatctgatttttacataacatattgtgggtatttatagtctcccgacaaaggacatttgtggacgggatttattcGAGATGTTTGTAgacgggatttattcccgatcccctttaatctccacaaagaataagtcaaattgaccatttgacttttacataatttatcaatttaaacatagttttttctaacaaacgttgatgtgcttgagtggctaatgTGGCAAACTTGTAATCAATTGAGCTCTTTGTGCGcaggtttgaattttgttgttgacatagttttttcaatcttttggaacaccgtgattcttatcaaatAGGAAGATGATTCTTATCAAATAGGAAGATGATTCTTATCAAATAGGAAGATGATTCTTATCAAATAGGAAGATTGGAGATTAAAAATCAAGCTCGATAGAGGATTCCACAACCTACACCCTCAACCGATACATATGAGGGCGACAATTCTGATCACCACGAGGATAATCCACATGCGGTTGGTCATGGCTTGATGCGAGGGAGAGACCATGGAAGAAGGTATCATAATTTACAACGAGTTCCTTATGATTATAGAATTGATCGTAACGTGGGgagcatcaaattaaaatttttcaagttttatgGCAAAACCGATCCAGAGGAGTACCTTCAATGGGAGAAAACGGTGGAGTTAGTGTTCAACTGTCATAATTTTAGTGATAAAAAGAAGGTACTGTTATGCATTgctcaattcaaacaatatgctcaaatttggTGGGATAAATTGATGTCAAGTAGGAGAAGAAACCTTGAAGCACCAATTGATTCATGGTACGAGTTCAAAGAGTCCATGAGGAAGCGTTTTGTtccacaatattttcaacggGACATGGCGCAAAAGCTTCAAGCATTGAAACAAGGACGCAAGTCTGTGGAAGATTATTACAAGGAGATGGATACATTGATGGATCGACTTGATCTCGATGAGGACATGGAGGCTCTCATGGCGCGGTTTCTTAATGGGTTAAACACAGAGATTGCAGACAAGACTGATTTACAGCCTTATTCTAATATTGAGGAGTTGTTGCACATTGCAATTAAGATCGAGAGgcaaatccaaagaagatCTCAACGGtattcttctaaaacttttccCAATTCTACTTCTACATGGAAAAAGGATAGTAAGAACATTGATTATAAGCATAGAAATCCAGAGATTAATGAGAAGCCTCAAgctaaatttgagaaaggGGAGAGTTCTAGaacagggaaagaaaaagtagaaaagtcTAATGTTCGAAATAGGGATTTAAAGTGTTGGAGATGTCAAGGGGTAGGACACTATAGTAGAGATTGCCCAAATGCAAGAATTATGACCATCAAGGAGGGAGAAATTGTTACGGATGACGAGGCACATGACGACATAAATGAGGAAACTGATGAGAGTGAGGAGTTTAGCGAAGAGGACCCTACACATATATCTTTGGTTACTCGACGAGCTCTAAACACCCACATTAAGGAGGACGGCCTAGACCAAAGAGAGAACTTGTTTCAAACTCGTTGTCTTGTTCAATCTGTACCTTGTAGTGTTGTCATTGATAGCGGTagttgcaccaatgttgtgAGTTCCATTCTGGTCAAAAGACTTAATTTGAAGACACAACCACATCCAAGACCCTACAAGCTTCAATGGTTGAATGATTGTGGGGAAGTACGGGTAACTCAACAAACTCTTGTTTCATTTACTATTGgaaaatatgttgatgatgttttatgtGATGTTGTATCCATGCATGTTGGAGATTTACTACTGGGGAGGCCATGGCAATTTGATCGTCGGGTAATGTATGATGGGTATGCAAATCGATACTCTTTTACTCACAATGGTAGAAAAACTACTCTTGTTCCATTGTCTCCAAAAGATGTATTTATTGATCATTgcaaacttgaaaagaaaaggcaagagGCTGATGCAAAAgcagagattgaaaaagaatcaagtgaAAAAATGAGCTTGAGTgaaaagcaagagagtaacactcagcctagagaaaaaaaagagagaaaagccaAATCAGTAAGCTTGTATGTTAGATCAAGTGAGGCTAGGAATGTTTTGCTCTCTAACCAGACTATTCTTGTACTTATGTGCAAGGGGTCTTGTTACTTTACTAACATGCTTAACCCTTCTTTGCCTAGTGATTTTGTTGTGCTTTTgcaagagtttgaagatttattttctGAGGAGATGCCTAGTAGTTTGCCACCACTTAGAGGGATTGAACACAAGATTGACTTCATTCCTGGCGCGCCCATTCCAAACCGACCAGCATATAGGACTAATCCAAAGGAGGCTGAAGAGATACAAAGGCAAGTAAGTGAACTCCTTGCTAAAGGGTATGTACGTGAAAGTTTGAGTCCTTGTTCTGTTCCAGTTATTCTTGTACCTAAGAAAGATGGTTCTTGGCGTATGTGTGTTGATTGTAGGGCTATAAACAAGATAACTATAAAGTATAGGCATCCAATTCCTAGATTagatgatatgcttgatgaattgcatggATGTAGTCTTTTTACtaagattgatttaaaatCGGGTTATCATCAAATTCGCATGCATATTGGGGATGAGTGGAAAACAGCTTTTAAAACCAAGTATGGTCTTTATGAATGGTTGGTTATGCCTTTTGGATTAACTAATGCACCTAGTACATTCATGAGACTAATGAACCATGTCTTACGAGAATACTTAGGTAAGTTTGtggttgtttattttgatgacATCCTTGTTTACTCTAAATCTTTAGATGATCATATTACCCATGTACGCAATGTTTTGACTACTTTaagaaatgaatgtttgtatgtaaatttaaagaaatgtagcttttgcatggaaaaagttaacTTTCTTGGGTTTGTAGTTTCATCTAATGGTGTTGAGGTTGATGAGGAGAAAGTGAAGGCTATAAAAGAGTGGCCTACACCTAAAAATGTAAGTGAGGTAAGAAGTTTTCATGGTCTTGCAAGTTTCTACCGTAGGTTCATTAAGAATTTTAGTACAATTGCTTCACCCTTGAATNNNNNNNNNNNNNNNNNNNNNNNNNNNNNNNNNNNNNNNNNNNNNNNNNNNNNNNNNNNNNNNNNNNNNNNNNNNNNNNNNNNNNNNNNNNNNNNNNNNNNNNNNNNNNNNNNNNNNNNNNNNNNNNNNNNNNNNNNNNNNNNNNNNNNNNNNNNNNNNNNNNNNNNNNNNNNNNNNNNNNNNNNNNNNNNNNNNNNNNNNNNNNNNNNNNNNNNNNNNNNNNNNNNNNNNNNNNNNNNNNNNNNNNNNNNNNNNNNNNNNNNNNNNNNNNNNNNNNNNNNNNNNNNNNNNNNNNNNNNNNNNNNNNNNNNNNNNNNNNNNNNNNNNNNNNNNNNNNNNNNNNNNNNNNNNNNNNNNNNNNNNNNNNNNNNNNNNNNNNNNNNNNNNNNNNNNNNNNNNNNNNNNNNNNNNNNNNNNNNNNNNNNNNNNNNNNNNNNNNNNNNNNNNNNNNNNNNNNNNNNNNNNNNNNNNNNNNNNNNNNNNNNNNNNNNNNNNNNNNNNNNNNNNNNNNNNNNNNNNNNNNNNNNNNNNNNNNNNNNNNNNNNNNNNNNNNNNNNNNNNNNNNNNNNNNNNNNNNNNNNNNNNNNNNNNNNNNNNNNNNNNNNNNNNNNNNNNNNNNNNNNNNNNNNNNNNNNNNNNNNNNNNNNNNNNNNNNNNNNNNNNNNNNNNNNNNNNNNNNNNNNNNCAAGGAGGGAGAAATTGTTACGGATGACGAGGCACATGACGACATAAATGAGGAAACTGATGAGAGTGAGGAGTTTAGCGAAGAGGACCCTACACATATATCTTTGGTTACTCGACGAGCTCTAAACACCCACATTAAGGAGGACGGCCTAGACCAAAGAGAGAACTTGTTTCAAACTCGTTGTCTTGTTCAATCTGTACCTTGTAGTGTTGTCATTGATAGCGGTagttgcaccaatgttgtgAGTTCCATTCTGGTCAAAAGACTTAATTTGAAGACACAACCACATCCAAGACCCTACAAGCTTCAATGGTTGAATGATTGTGGGGAAGTACGGGTAACTCAACAAACTCTTGTTTCATTTACTATTGgaaaatatgttgatgatgttttatgtGATGTTGTATCCATGCATGTTGGAGATTTACTACTGGGTTGGCCATGGCAATTTGATCATCGGGTAAAGTATGATGGGTATGCAAATCGATACTCCTTTACTCACAACGGTAGAAAAACTACTCTTATCCCATTTTCTCCAAAAGATGTATTTATTGATCATTgcaaacttgaaaagaaaaggcaagagGCTGATGCAAAAgcagagattgaaaaaaaatcaagtgaAAAAAAGAGCTTGAGTgaaaagcaagagagtaacactcagcctagagaaaaaaaagagagaaaagccaAATCAGTAAGCTTGTATGTTAGATCAAGTGAGGCTAGGAATTTTTTGCTATCTAACTAGACTATTCTGGTACTTATGTGCAAGGGGTCTTGTTACTTTACTAACATGCTTAACCCTTCTTTGCCTAGTGATTTTGTTGTACTTTTgcaagagtttgaagatttatttttcGAGGAGATGCCTAGTAGTTTGTCACCACTTAGAGGGATTGAACACAAGATTGACTTCATTCCTAGCGCGCCCATTCCAAACCGACCAACATATAGGACTAATCCAAAGGAGGCGGAAGAGATACAAAGGCAAGTAACTGAACTCCTTGCTAAACGGTATGTACGTGAAAGTTTGAGTCCTTGTTCTGTTCCAGTTATTCTTGTACCTAAGAAAGATGGTTCTTGGCGTATGTGTGTTGATTGTAGGGCTAAAAACAAGATCACTATAAAGTATAGGCATCCAATTCCCAGATTagatgatatgcttgatgaattACATGGATGTAGTCTTTTTACtaagattgatttaaaatCGGGTTATCATCAAATTCGCATGCATATTGGGGATGAGTGGAAAACAGCTTTTAAAACCAAGTATGGTCTTTATGAATGGTTGGTTATGCCTTTTGGATTAACTAATGCACCTAGTACATTCATGAGACTAATGAACCATGTCTTACGAGAATACTTAGGTAAGTTTGtggttgtttattttgatgacATCCTTGTTTACTCTAAATCTTTAGATGATCATATTACCCATGTACGCAATGTTTTGACTACTTTaagaaatgaatgtttgtatGTANATTTTATTCCTTGTCACAAAACTGATGATGCAAAACATATTGCAGACCTGTTCTTTAGGGAAGTTGTACGATTGCATGGCATTCCTAAAAGCATCGTTAGTGATCGTGATGTCAAATTTTTAAGCCACTTTTGGCGTGTTTTATGGGGTAAGTTAGGAACTAAGCTCGTATATTCAACTACTTGTCATCCTCAAACGGATGGACAAACTGATGTTGTTAACAGAATCTTGACTACTATGCTTAGGGCTATTATTGATAAGAATCTTAAGACTTGGGAGGATTGTTTGCCATTTATAGAATTTGCATATAATAGGGTAGTTAATAGCACTACTAAATGCAcaccttttgaaattgtttatggcTTTAATCCTTTAACCCCCATTGACTTGTTATCTATACCGTCAAAagaatttgtgaattttgatgcaaatgccaaggttgagtttgttcataaactgcacaagcaagtaaaagaacaaattgagaaacaaaattccaagGTTGCCACCCGAATTAATAAAGGACGTAAGATTGTCATCTTCAAGCCAGGAGATTGGGTTTGGGTGCATTttcgaaaagaaagatttcctactcaaagaaaatctaagcttTTACCACGAGGAGATGGAccttttcaagttcttgagcGCATCAATGACAatgcttataaaattgatttaccaGGTAAGTACGGTGTTAGTGCAACTTTTAATGTTGCTGAtttgagtccttttgatgtaggtgatggcttggattcgaggacgaatccttctcaagagggggagaatgatatgaacaacgaccaaggaatttccatacctcaaggtccaattacaaggacgagagccaagaagctacaacaaaccttatacagttatattcaagctatggtgagctcatcaaaggaaattctagaagacgttggtgacctcccttatatgttatgcaaagttgagcttcaagacagagatgaattaaatgcactttaagttgcatttaatgaactccgctgaatttatcaatagtccaaggatgactaataagcccattttattatttgcattatttaattatagtttaactatttgttttcatatttaagctagttttaaatataggagttaaggttatattgtaacccacataggttactatattccaccattaaccagccattttaatatggaggttagggatatttatcatttactagcccatttaattttggagttatgtatcacataggttaaggtttgtaaaggctatataaagccttcttttctttgattgaacatcagattttggaattgagaatagaatttctattttagctttgttgagagctaaactttctttgcaaattcttgtgtttagaacttgcatgtagagtcattcaagtggtattgatcaaacctcttgtggagtgattcgaatcacgagtttagaaacgagttttctttactcttgatcttgatcatcaaggtaatccgttccatactNATTTctcttgggttgatttccatatcacctggagaaaaaaaaagttaaaataatcttaatGAGTAATTAATTTACTCAGTAAATAACTACCTTGTTATTCACAAGTTTATTACTTATATTTCCAGCGGTTTTTAAGTTTTCTTGATCATTTGTTTGTTAATAAGGTATAGCTTAGGTTATTGACTCTCTATatgcttatttataattttcggACTCGTATATAAGGCTCGTCTTAGGTCAAATACGATCCGTCTGCTAATTTCTCTGGCGGCCTGCAACATCATATATACCAACGGAATACTTATTGTTCCTAACTTAGCACACAACATGTCGATCAAGAACTCCACGTAAATTAGTAAACTACCATACTCATATAAATAGCCCATGGCTCAACCAACTATAACCATATCCTAGTCATAACCTTTCTACTAACATAGCATGCACACATCTAATGTATGCATTCTAACTCATAGAACATTCCATTAATCATTTATAGCATACTTACATTTTAGGCAAGCAATCACAATATACAAATAGTATTCAAATAGATATTCGTATCATCAACGCACATATAACTGTTTTAAACTCTTTATCATGTAACCAACATATTCATGTGTTGCAAAAATAAGTTAAGAACTTATTTGAGAAATTCAATATGCTACCTACTTGTTTTCGAACTTCTTTTCCGTGGTGTAGGCTTAAAAAGGTAATCTAACACAATTCCTCCTAATTAGACCTatatttcacaattttcaaGATAAATATAGGTCAAGTCAAAAGGAGTTGAATAGAACGAACTAAGAGATGAAACAATGTCTCACTCGTCCTCACACGCCCTCACGCTCTCTGTCAGCCTCCCTCATGCACCTGGGATTCGCCCAGACGCACACCCAAACGCAGCCTTCCCACGCGCCTGCATGTACCTTACATAGCTTCTTCTTTCTCGCATGTTCCTGAAATTTCtagcttcttcttcctcgcATTTTCCTGATATttagcttcttcttcctcgcATTTTCCTGAAATTTCTagctttttcattaatatcgaTTATGTCCCAACACCATTTTCACCCTCTAGAATCTGGATTTcatctcaatttttgtttacaaCTTTGTAGATCTCCTTATTATGAAGCCAACGAGCCATATTTCATTACTTATTACATAATATACACCAAAATATCGAGATTTAAAGCTTGGGACAAATGGGTTTACATACCTTCGTTAATCTAGCTCAAGAACACAAGTTTCATTCACATAAGGGCTTCCATGAACATCCCTCTTAATTCAAAGATTCACAACTTAAATCCCCTCCTCTATTTCctcctttcttttattcttcgTTCAGTCTACACTAAATTCCTTTTAACTTCCCCACCAACACCATTTACTTCTTCAACTCCTCACCACTCACACCCATCCGATTCCACGTGTTCCCTTCTCCCTTTTCCTCCACTACAGCAGATGCAgcgggtatttttttttttttttttttttttttttttttttttttttttNtttttcttttattattattattattattattattaaatacacAATGGAAAACCAACattcatatacatatacatatatattctttGCTTTTGAGATTATTACAGGGTGGTTCCTCAAAAGTTTCTGATTCTACAAACTAAGTGTGGATATTTGCGGTTAAACTCCTCCTTTTCTCAAGTAGCTTCCCAAACTTGCTAATTCTTCCACAAAACTTTGACAAATGGAATGTTTATGCTACGCAAGGACTTCACCTTCCCTCCCGTGTCAAAATTTTGACAGGTTATTCTTGTAAAGCTTAGATCTTCCTTTATCTGCAAGTCTTCCTAATGAAGAACATGCTATGGATCTGCAATATATTTTCGTTTGACAGGTTATTCTTGTAAAGCTTAGATCTTCCTTTATCTGCAAGTCTTCCTAACGAAGAACATGCTATGGATCTGCAATATATTTCCTCAACATCGAAATGTGAAAAACATTATGTATAGCCTCCAATGTCAGTGGTAATGCTAACCTATAGGCTACTGCACCAACTCTTTCAAGAATCTCGAAAGGTCTAATAAAGCATGGGCTAAGCTTTCCCCTCTTACCAAATCACAATATGCAACAAACAGGTGCGATCTTCAAGAACAAATGGTCTCTCACGTCAAACTCTAGGTCCTTCCTTCTAACATCAGCATAACTCTTCTTATGAATTCGGGCAGTTAGAATCCTCTTCCTAATCTTCTGTATTGCCTCATTGGTCGTCCATAGCAAGTCTGGACCCAATAGTTGTTTACTAACTACATCCTCCCAATAAATCGGAGTTCGACTCCTCCGTTCATAAAGTGTCTCAAAAGGAATCATCTAGATAGTTGTCTGATAACTATTGTTATAGGCAAATTCTACCAAATATAGGTCAGTATCCCAAGTGCCAGCAAAATCAAGTACACATGCATGCaacatgatatgaaccaagagacatcaatcatacaatatgcttcaatgaagatgtgaagaaaatattgttgaaattatcaaaagatatttcaatttatgccacattgaagaagaatgaagtttcatgttataaattttgggtggattacaatttagagttattgtatttcattaatgtattttaagactttttatttactttaggttacaattacataatggttaattatggtcattaagtatggatgttacaactcttgtaatgcctttaatagtttcattttgagactatataaagccatgtatgttgtatttgtaagtagacttgaaaaatatagtaaaagaagcatttgtgctcttctttagccaatggctaagtttctttgcaactctatgtagtttagattgcatgtagaatcattcaagctcgacatgctcaatcttgcttgtggagtgattcgaatctcaaacaaatgttcttgcgttgagatatttgatcaacaagaatcattcaagctagacatgatcgatcttgcttgtggagtgatttgaatctcaaacagtgttcttgccttgagatattcgatcgacaacgtaatccgaatcttactccccttgtagtgatttccttatcttatcacaaCATGTCCTCGAGAATTTGATTTAGTCTTTCTGTATGCCCATGTGTTTGAGGCTCAAAT
Encoded proteins:
- the LOC111784872 gene encoding uncharacterized protein LOC111784872 — translated: MSSRRRNLEAPIDSWYEFKESMRKRFVPQYFQRDMAQKLQALKQGRKSVEDYYKEMDTLMDRLDLDEDMEALMARFLNGLNTEIADKTDLQPYSNIEELLHIAIKIERQIQRRSQRYSSKTFPNSTSTWKKDSKNIDYKHRNPEINEKPQAKFEKGESSRTGKEKVEKSNVRNRDLKCWRCQGVGHYSRDCPNARIMTIKEGEIVTDDEAHDDINEETDESEEFSEEDPTHISLVTRRALNTHIKEDGLDQRENLFQTRCLVQSVPCSVVIDSGSCTNVVSSILVKRLNLKTQPHPRPYKLQWLNDCGEVRVTQQTLVSFTIGKYVDDVLCDVVSMHVGDLLLGRPWQFDRRVMYDGYANRYSFTHNGRKTTLVPLSPKDVFIDHCKLEKKRQEADAKAEIEKESSEKMSLSEKQESNTQPREKKERKAKSVSLYVRSSEARNVLLSNQTILVLMCKGSCYFTNMLNPSLPSDFVVLLQEFEDLFSEEMPSSLPPLRGIEHKIDFIPGAPIPNRPAYRTNPKEAEEIQRQVSELLAKGYVRESLSPCSVPVILVPKKDGSWRMCVDCRAINKITIKYRHPIPRLDDMLDELHGCSLFTKIDLKSGYHQIRMHIGDEWKTAFKTKYGLYEWLVMPFGLTNAPSTFMRLMNHVLREYLGKFVVVYFDDILVYSKSLDDHITHVRNVLTTLRNECLYVNLKKCSFCMEKVNFLGFVVSSNGVEVDEEKVKAIKEWPTPKNVSEVRSFHGLASFYRRFIKNFSTIEGEIVTDDEAHDDINEETDESEEFSEEDPTHISLVTRRALNTHIKEDGLDQRENLFQTRCLVQSVPCSVVIDSGSCTNVVSSILVKRLNLKTQPHPRPYKLQWLNDCGEVRIYYWVGHGNLIIG